A DNA window from Helianthus annuus cultivar XRQ/B chromosome 15, HanXRQr2.0-SUNRISE, whole genome shotgun sequence contains the following coding sequences:
- the LOC110912377 gene encoding LOW QUALITY PROTEIN: UDP-glycosyltransferase 83A1 (The sequence of the model RefSeq protein was modified relative to this genomic sequence to represent the inferred CDS: inserted 2 bases in 1 codon) has translation MKNIHILAVPYPAQGHVMPLMEATRCFTSNGLKVTFVNTEFIQKRLMSACLEIDCPSDLMQLASIPDGMEPCGDRNDHGKLAKTMFQLMPTKLEELINDINKNDDEKITCIIADCYMGWVLRVARKMSIRLALFCPSSAAVLAVSMSLQKLMDDEVINRRSGEILKDQMIQLSTSMPLMDPANFVWACMGDPVTNQIFFDYLFLEGKDAAEAADHIICNSSMELEPGAFTLFPKMLPIGPXFWKEDSTCLTWLDQQPVRSVIYVAFGSITIFDQLQFEELALGLEDTKMPFLWVVRPGPSGNMDYVYPSSYMDRVGSRGKIVSWAPQQEVLNHPSVACFMSHCGWNSTMEGVSNGVPFVCWPYFADQFFNETYICGIWKTGVGLNKDETGIVTRGEIKSKVEQLVNNNIHKANALNLKEKLTDCLREGNSSNKNLNKFIDWLKEG, from the exons atgaaaaatattcaTATCCTAGCAGTACCTTATCCAGCACAAGGCCATGTGATGCCTCTTATGGAGGCAACACGGTGTTTCACCAGCAACGGTCTCAAGGTCACGTTTGTGAACACAGAGTTCATTCAAAAAAGGCTTATGAGTGCCTGTTTAGAGATAGATTGTCCGAGTGATTTGATGCAGTTAGCTTCGATCCCTGATGGGATGGAACCTTGTGGTGACAGAAATGATCACGGGAAGTTGGCAAAAACAATGTTCCAACTTATGCCCACCAAACTAGAAGAGCTGATAAATGATATTAACAAAAACGATGATGAGAAAATTACATGCATCATTGCTGATTGTTATATGGGATGGGTACTAAGAGTTGCACGGAAGATGAGTATTAGACTAGCACTCTTTTGTCCCAGCTCGGCTGCAGTTTTGGCTGTGTCCATGAGCCTTCAGAAGCTGATGGATGATGAAGTTATAAACCGCAGATCAG GAGAAATTCTGAAGGATCAAATGATTCAGCTGTCAACCTCTATGCCACTCATGGACCCTGCGAATTTTGTATGGGCATGTATGGGCGACCCGGTCACGAACCAAATTTTCTTTGATTACCTGTTTCTTGAGGGTAAGGATGCAGCAGAAGCAGCAGACCACATAATCTGCAATTCATCCATGGAGCTGGAGCCTGGGGCATTCACTCTATTTCCAAAGATGTTGCCAATAGGTCC CTTTTGGAAAGAAGACTCTACTTGCTTAACATGGCTCGATCAACAGCCGGTCCGCTCGGTCATTTATGTTGCATTTGGGAGCATCACAATTTTTGACCAGCTGCAATTTGAAGAGCTGGCGTTAGGCCTCGAGGATACCAAAATGCCATTCTTGTGGGTTGTTCGACCTGGCCCAAGTGGTAATATGGACTATGTCTATCCGAGCAGCTACATGGACAGAGTAGGCAGTCGTGGGAAAATAGTCAGCTGGGCACCTCAGCAGGAGGTCCTAAACCATCCGTCAGTGGCTTGCTTCATGAGTCATTGTGGTTGGAACTCTACAATGGAGGGCGTTAGCAATGGCGTACCTTTTGTGTGCTGGCCATACTTTGCTGATCAATTTTTTAACGAAACATACATATGTGGTATCTGGAAAACTGGTGTGGGTTTGAACAAAGATGAAACAGGTATTGTTACACGAGGAGAAATCAAGAGTAAAGTGGAGCAACTGGTCAACAACAACATACACAAAGCAAATGCCttgaatttgaaagaaaaattaacGGACTGCTTGCGAGAAGGAAACTCCTCAAACAAAAACCTCAACAAGTTCATTGATTGGCTAAAGGAAGGATGA
- the LOC110914141 gene encoding uncharacterized protein LOC110914141 translates to MDPPQSPAFDPYGFRSPQVPSTRGNVERPLPIYDDEEVVPETQNLGDYEDDTGDDEYNVDEDAGNEENDARDKKGKMESQKWTKVQEEALAKAWVNCSTNKKKGNQQNRDSFLRKILDHFNATVGGSNRTVHQVRSKWGPMMTKINFFNGLYQQADRTRGSGCSDLNVMKVALKEFKERYPNGFQHVEAWEVVRKHDKWAQVPLLGEEGEGSAQKRKPVDVDPFIPDMNEDPSPQRTQRRDKRQATSSERSSAELAAQFKEYTAIKEAKHAMELEAIELRKKRESEARELISEQRETMKNYNYDRDMKTFLKPHDDAPPEMLPFILALKRDIANKYGWPGVATEKINPNNKRERHMYAYRERSDEKTFSLQKPQTRILPLSLCNTTNRGRQDTLLPQYTTMHPPYNLFSSVNPTSNPTISAKLLETVLAALSGKKHLKSSHVVLPTIICVAFARSAAAKAKDRRGPLTLSNDHNNVLSLSPQHHRETCGTVGGVCGSWTVSKKMREEESDAWRENRREK, encoded by the exons ATGGAtcctcctcaatcccccgccttTGACCCGTATGGTTTTCGTTCCCCACAAGTTCCATCTACACGAGGAAATGTtgaacgtcctctacctatttacgacgacgaggaggtagtgcccgaaactcaaaatttgggtgACTATGAAGATGACACCGGCGACgatgaatataatgtggatgAAGACGCCGGCAACGAAGAAAATGACGCTCGGGATAAAAAGGGAAAAATGGAGAGCCAAAAATGGACAAAGgtccaagaagaggcgttggcgaaggcgtgggtaaattgctctaccaacaaaaagaagggcaatcaacaaaaccGCGATAGTTTTTTGCGTAAGATTTTAGATCATTTTAACGCCACCGTTggtggaagtaaccggaccgtgcatcaagtacggtctaaatggggcccgatgatgacgaaaataaactttttcaacggcctataccaacaagcg gatcgcacacgaggaAGCGGGTGTAGCGATCTCAACGTGATGAAAGTCGCTTTAAAGGAATTTAAAGAGAGATATCCGAACGGTTTTCAACATGTCGAGGCatgggaggtcgttcgaaaacacgacaaatgggcccaagtcccattgttgggtgaggaaggggaaggttcggcacaaaaaagaaagcccgttgacgtggaccctttcatacccgatatgaacgaagacccctcgccacaaagaacacaacggcgagacaagcgtcaagcgacatcgtccgagcgaagctcggccgagttggcggcacaattcaaagagtACACCGCCATAAAAGAAGCGAAGCATGCGATGGAATTGGAGGCGATTgaattgaggaagaaaagagagtcggaggctcgcgagctcatatcggaacaacgcgagacgatgaaaaactacaattacgatcgagatatgaaaacattcctcaagccgcacgacgatgctcCGCCGGAAATGTTGCCCTTCATCCTCGCCCTAAAGCGCGacatcgctaacaagtacgggtggcc TGGTGTAGCAACCGAAAAAATCAATCCAAATAACAAG AGAGAAAGACACATGTATGCCTATAGAGAGAGAAGTGATGAGAAAACATTTTCTCTGCAAAAACCCCAAACCCGGatactccctctctctctctgtaACACCACCAACCGCGGCCGTCAAGATACCTTGCTACCACAGTACACCACCATGCATCCACCATATAACCTGTTTTCATCGGTTAACCCCACCTCAAACCCCACGATCTCTGCGAAGTTGTTGGAAACAGTTTTAGCGGCGCTTAGTGGTAAAAAGCACTTAAAAAGTAGCCACGTTGTTCTTCCAACCATCATATGTGTAGCCTTTGCCAGATCGGCGGCGGCGAAGGCTAAAGACCGACGGGGACCACTCACTTTGAGCAATGACCACAACAAcgtgctctctctctctccacaACACCATCGTGAAACCTGTGGAACCGTCGGTGGCGTCTGCGGTAGCTGGACGGTTTCGAAAAAAATGCGAGAAGAAGAGAGCGACGCGTGGAGGGAAAATAGAAGGGAAAAATAG